The window GAAAACATATATaacatgttttatttatataacgAACTGAAAATTTAGAATGAAAAGTAATAGTAATAAAGTTCTAAACCGCCATCAATTTGAAAACAAAAAAAGTTTATTTACAAATAAAAAGTTGTTTTTCACTTTTCAATCGCCAAGCAGACATTTTTGACAAATTAAAATCTTTACATATCTACACtttattgaaaaattaaaatcttTATATTTCTATATATTTATTTGATGCACACTAGTTCTATGGTAAGGCGATAAGGTGACAAAAAAACATACATCCTTTCCATAAATCTATTTTATAAATTTATCTTgtccaaaaataataaaatatctaaatatgttttataaattcatctattatataaaagaaaaatattaTACGAGAATAATAGATTTTTTATTGGTATCTAAAATTGGGTTAGATTATACAAAATGTGTATAGGACaacataaaatataaagttgGGGTAATTCTAAGTTGTGATGCCAAATGAAGACGAGGTTTGGACAGAATGAATGCAACAAGAAAATGGGAGGAGAAAGTTAGGAAGATTCTTTGGTTCAAAACCTTGTTAGTTATTTCCAAGATTCTGAATATCTTTTATAAAATTAGGAAAAGAAGAAAAGAATAAATTAAATTTGTCACCAAAGTAAAAAACCCACAAATAACACCAATGAAATCACCCACTTGATCCAATTTCCTATCCGGGTTCGGGTAACATATGAAATATCCGATTCCATGGATGGAGTATACCTAAAATCCGGGTTTGACCCGTATAGCTCCTGGATCCCCTTTACATCATCAATTTTAAGATCAACTTTTTTAGTTCTCGGACCCAAACTCGGATACATAATCGCCTCCTGAACCGACGAATGGGCCAACCCGAGTATGTGCCCGATTTCATGGGTCGCAACCGACTCCAAATCAACGGCCACATTTGATTTACTCGATTTGAAATCAACGGCCCATGTTTCAGCTTTGTCTAAATGGAGCCTACCGTTTTCCGGCGAGAAAGCGTGCGCCAACACCCCTAAAACGCCGTCAAACGACACTCCGTCGCCGTGATCCCCTTGATAAAAAGCTATTTTTATGTCTGCTTTTCGGTAATCGTCTACCTCATTGAAGCTCACAGGGATCGTAGACGCCCACCTCGAAAAAGAACGCTGGAAAACATCTTGTATGTCGGAGTAACTAATGTAATCAATCATATGGGTGTCGGAAAAAGCGTACGTTAACGTCATTGTCTCCGACTTCGCCGGTTTCCTCCACCTCGGCTCACCGGCAAAGAACGCGTAATGTTTAGCCACGTGGAATTTATGTTTCCGGTTTGGAATGTCTCTGTCGGAGACGCCACACCGCGGCGACATGATCTGAGTGACAGTGTCGGAGTCCAATTTCCCAGTGATCGGCAACCCCAGTTTTTTCTGGTAGTTTAAGACGGCGGCTTCAAGGGTTTCGTCGAAGGTGTCGGTAAAGTTGTCGATGACG of the Lactuca sativa cultivar Salinas chromosome 6, Lsat_Salinas_v11, whole genome shotgun sequence genome contains:
- the LOC111904608 gene encoding metalloendoproteinase 1-MMP, whose amino-acid sequence is MYRFFGYSMFLFLSLFQGVFPARTVPPTSPPELTVKGLSGNDTWKSFSKFMNAGKGANFSGMSELKKYFHRFGYIDVIDNFTDTFDETLEAAVLNYQKKLGLPITGKLDSDTVTQIMSPRCGVSDRDIPNRKHKFHVAKHYAFFAGEPRWRKPAKSETMTLTYAFSDTHMIDYISYSDIQDVFQRSFSRWASTIPVSFNEVDDYRKADIKIAFYQGDHGDGVSFDGVLGVLAHAFSPENGRLHLDKAETWAVDFKSSKSNVAVDLESVATHEIGHILGLAHSSVQEAIMYPSLGPRTKKVDLKIDDVKGIQELYGSNPDFRYTPSMESDISYVTRTRIGNWIKWVISLVLFVGFLLW